A region of Methanomicrobium sp. W14 DNA encodes the following proteins:
- the cobA gene encoding uroporphyrinogen-III C-methyltransferase yields MTGKVYLVGSGPGGLGLMTFRAREVIDSADVILYDQLPGEEIISALPDVEKIDVGKYGGKHTKEQDEIELLMVKYAKEDKTVVRLKGGDPFLFGRGGEELETLRKYGINAEMVPGVTSAIAVPECVGIPVTHRKFASQVTFLTGHEDPSKKDSAINWEWLAGSPGTIVILMGVKNLPNIAKALIENGMKKDKPVAIIERGLRPDQRVTTGTLENIAETAQKKGVKAPAIIVIGEVVSLYKE; encoded by the coding sequence ATGACAGGCAAAGTGTATCTTGTAGGATCAGGCCCGGGCGGCCTTGGTCTGATGACATTCCGGGCAAGAGAAGTTATAGACAGCGCTGATGTGATCCTTTATGATCAGCTCCCCGGAGAGGAGATAATCTCGGCTCTTCCCGACGTGGAAAAAATAGATGTGGGAAAATACGGCGGTAAGCACACAAAGGAGCAGGATGAAATAGAGCTTTTGATGGTTAAATACGCAAAAGAGGACAAGACAGTCGTCCGGCTTAAGGGAGGAGACCCTTTCCTTTTCGGCCGCGGCGGGGAGGAGCTTGAGACTCTCAGGAAGTACGGGATAAATGCAGAGATGGTCCCCGGTGTCACAAGTGCAATAGCTGTCCCGGAATGCGTCGGAATTCCCGTAACTCACAGGAAATTTGCATCGCAGGTAACGTTTCTTACAGGTCACGAAGACCCTTCAAAGAAAGACTCTGCCATAAACTGGGAATGGCTTGCAGGGTCTCCGGGGACAATCGTCATCCTTATGGGAGTCAAAAACCTGCCGAATATTGCAAAAGCGCTTATTGAAAACGGGATGAAAAAAGACAAGCCCGTTGCAATAATCGAGAGAGGGCTAAGGCCTGATCAGAGGGTTACAACAGGAACACTTGAAAATATAGCAGAAACTGCACAAAAAAAAGGCGTGAAAGCTCCGGCGATAATTGTAATCGGCGAAGTCGTAAGCCTTTACAAAGAATAA
- the hemC gene encoding hydroxymethylbilane synthase, whose translation MSLKVGTRGSRLAMAQTKRVCGMLNERGIDTETVVVKTTGDEKTGVPMHKVGGQGIFVRALDDAIINGEVDFAVHSMKDIPAKRPKGVVTCAVLKRDSPCDFLVHECPLEDVKVVGTSSTRRKAQLLRGNLNPEIKELRGNVDTRIRKLKEGEYDAIVLAEAGMQRLGLKLPGTRLIPQWYVPSPNQGIIAVVCRDDPETEKVLSCLDDPQTRNDSGVERAVMEEIEGGCFTPQGVYCCDGFLIAEVLSLDGKRYQRIEDNGETTEEGRLIGKKLKAMAYDLIEEARSELGITDN comes from the coding sequence ATGTCTTTGAAGGTAGGTACAAGAGGCTCGCGCCTTGCGATGGCCCAGACAAAAAGAGTCTGCGGTATGCTTAACGAAAGAGGAATAGACACCGAGACTGTGGTGGTGAAGACCACTGGAGATGAGAAAACCGGAGTCCCGATGCACAAGGTGGGGGGGCAGGGAATATTTGTAAGGGCCCTTGACGACGCAATAATAAACGGAGAGGTCGATTTCGCGGTCCACAGTATGAAAGACATACCTGCCAAAAGGCCAAAAGGCGTTGTAACCTGTGCAGTCCTCAAAAGGGATTCCCCATGTGATTTTCTTGTCCATGAATGCCCGCTTGAGGACGTTAAAGTCGTAGGCACATCAAGCACGAGACGAAAGGCACAGCTCCTGAGGGGAAACCTGAACCCCGAGATAAAAGAGCTTAGGGGAAACGTCGACACAAGGATAAGAAAACTGAAAGAAGGGGAATATGACGCGATAGTTCTTGCCGAGGCAGGCATGCAGCGTTTGGGCCTGAAACTTCCGGGGACAAGGCTTATCCCGCAGTGGTACGTGCCGTCTCCGAACCAGGGCATTATTGCCGTTGTATGCAGGGACGACCCTGAAACAGAAAAGGTCCTTTCATGCCTTGATGACCCGCAGACCCGAAACGATTCTGGTGTTGAGCGTGCAGTTATGGAGGAGATTGAAGGAGGGTGCTTCACGCCGCAGGGCGTGTACTGTTGCGACGGTTTTCTTATAGCCGAGGTTCTCTCTCTTGACGGCAAAAGGTACCAGAGAATCGAGGACAATGGAGAGACAACCGAAGAAGGCCGGCTTATCGGGAAAAAACTTAAGGCAATGGCTTATGACCTGATTGAGGAAGCAAGAAGCGAACTTGGAATAACTGATAACTAA
- the hemL gene encoding glutamate-1-semialdehyde 2,1-aminomutase, with protein MKSSELFEKAKGLMPGGVSSPVRAIKPYPFYVKSAEGSKITTEDGNVLTDCCMGYGPLLLGHRPKEVEEAIKAQLEKGWLYGTPCELEIKLAERIITDHPSVDMCRFVSSGSEATMAAIRLARGFTGKKDIIKVEGGFHGAHDGVLIQAGSGATTMGVPDSAGVIPEIVSHTAQVPYNDIESLEEIVSKGDDIAAFIIEPVMGNIGPVLPEKDYLKEVRKITRENDVLLICDEVICGYRIGIGGAQVKYGITPDLTTLGKVAGGGLPIGVFGGRRDIMELVAPAGPVYQAGTFSGNPLTMASGIANLEEIHKDKNLYDRLDENTRTIQETLPEKYRDSFVRLGSMFKLFFRKTHPKNYVEAKESDTEKFSFFWKKMLKSGIFLPPSQFETNFISAAHSRDDIEKIAEAYCRCL; from the coding sequence ATGAAAAGCAGTGAACTTTTTGAAAAAGCAAAAGGACTGATGCCTGGAGGAGTCAGCAGTCCCGTAAGAGCGATAAAACCTTACCCGTTCTACGTAAAATCGGCCGAAGGATCAAAGATTACAACCGAAGACGGCAATGTCCTGACAGACTGCTGCATGGGCTACGGACCGCTTCTTCTCGGTCACAGGCCAAAGGAAGTTGAAGAGGCTATAAAGGCGCAGCTCGAGAAGGGGTGGCTTTACGGCACTCCGTGCGAACTTGAGATTAAGCTTGCCGAGAGAATTATCACCGACCACCCTTCGGTTGACATGTGCAGGTTCGTTTCAAGCGGCTCGGAAGCGACTATGGCTGCAATAAGACTTGCACGTGGGTTTACAGGAAAAAAAGACATAATAAAAGTCGAAGGAGGTTTCCACGGTGCACATGACGGTGTTTTAATCCAGGCAGGTTCCGGTGCGACGACGATGGGCGTCCCCGACTCTGCCGGAGTAATCCCTGAGATTGTGTCCCATACCGCACAGGTGCCGTATAACGATATAGAATCACTTGAAGAGATTGTCTCAAAAGGTGATGACATTGCAGCCTTTATTATCGAACCTGTTATGGGAAACATCGGGCCTGTCCTTCCCGAAAAAGACTACCTCAAAGAAGTCAGAAAGATAACCCGCGAAAACGACGTCCTTTTAATATGCGACGAGGTCATCTGCGGTTACAGGATAGGAATAGGTGGAGCCCAGGTAAAGTACGGGATAACACCTGACCTTACAACTCTTGGAAAAGTAGCAGGCGGAGGTCTTCCCATAGGAGTATTTGGTGGAAGGCGCGACATAATGGAGCTTGTCGCACCCGCAGGACCTGTCTACCAGGCAGGGACATTCAGCGGCAACCCGCTTACGATGGCCTCCGGGATTGCAAACCTGGAGGAAATTCACAAAGACAAAAACCTCTACGACAGGCTTGATGAAAATACCCGGACCATCCAGGAGACTCTGCCTGAAAAGTACCGGGACTCGTTCGTGAGGCTCGGGTCCATGTTCAAGCTCTTCTTCAGGAAGACGCACCCAAAAAACTACGTAGAAGCAAAGGAGAGCGACACGGAAAAGTTCTCCTTTTTCTGGAAGAAGATGCTTAAATCCGGAATATTCCTTCCTCCATCGCAGTTTGAGACCAATTTCATCTCTGCAGCTCACAGCAGAGACGACATTGAAAAAATAGCTGAGGCTTACTGCAGATGTCTTTGA
- the hemB gene encoding porphobilinogen synthase, which yields MFPQRRLRRLRKRILQPLFKETVLTKDDLIAPYFFDETISEKKPVESMPGQFRYPVSEAGAVAERVKSKGIRAMLIFGIPKDKDPAGTSAWIKDGVVQKAVAEIKSKVPGMVVITDVCACEYTDHGHCGIIGETCGGPDLLNDESLELMARIAVSHAESGCDMVAPSCMLDGMVLKIREALDDAGFEEVPVMSYSTKFSSALYGPFRDAADSGMSFGDRSTYQMAYENSREAFLESETDLDEGADILMVKPAGFYHDVIASVATLGLPVAAYQVSGEYSMIKAASENGWIDEKRIVLESLVSIKRAGADLIITYYAENAAGWLDEKQ from the coding sequence ATGTTCCCCCAAAGAAGACTTAGAAGATTAAGAAAAAGAATACTCCAGCCTCTGTTCAAGGAGACGGTACTTACAAAAGATGATCTTATTGCACCGTATTTCTTTGACGAAACAATCTCTGAAAAAAAACCTGTTGAATCAATGCCCGGCCAGTTCAGGTATCCTGTATCTGAAGCAGGCGCCGTTGCAGAGAGAGTAAAATCAAAGGGAATCCGTGCCATGCTTATATTCGGAATCCCAAAAGACAAAGACCCTGCCGGAACATCCGCCTGGATTAAAGACGGAGTCGTCCAGAAAGCTGTCGCGGAGATTAAATCAAAGGTTCCGGGGATGGTTGTCATAACCGATGTGTGCGCATGTGAGTACACTGACCACGGCCACTGCGGGATAATAGGAGAGACCTGCGGCGGTCCTGACCTTTTAAACGACGAATCGCTTGAGCTTATGGCCCGTATTGCGGTATCTCATGCAGAATCAGGCTGCGATATGGTTGCACCGTCATGCATGCTTGACGGGATGGTCCTCAAAATAAGAGAGGCACTTGACGACGCGGGGTTCGAAGAGGTCCCGGTAATGTCATACTCAACGAAATTTTCGAGTGCACTTTACGGGCCTTTCAGGGACGCAGCAGACTCCGGTATGAGTTTCGGCGACCGCTCGACATACCAGATGGCCTATGAGAATTCAAGAGAAGCGTTTCTCGAATCCGAAACCGACCTTGATGAGGGTGCTGATATTTTGATGGTAAAACCTGCCGGATTTTATCATGATGTAATAGCCTCTGTCGCAACTCTCGGTCTGCCCGTTGCAGCCTACCAGGTAAGCGGCGAGTACTCGATGATAAAGGCGGCCTCTGAAAACGGGTGGATTGACGAGAAAAGAATAGTTCTGGAAAGCCTTGTATCGATTAAAAGAGCAGGGGCAGACCTTATCATTACATATTATGCAGAAAATGCGGCAGGGTGGCTTGATGAAAAGCAGTGA